From Labrus mixtus unplaced genomic scaffold, fLabMix1.1 SCAFFOLD_88, whole genome shotgun sequence, the proteins below share one genomic window:
- the fgb gene encoding fibrinogen beta chain — protein sequence MRTLLVLCLCLYVTWAQDNLEYDDYGTDTVASSGSKTNETVDARGHRPNTGGRDRYNAPRNNPPPVSDGGRYRGRPTTASVGRSVVQEKKEQPEAGGCTHPLEELGVLCPNGCELKTMLLKQEKNVKTSINELKPQVDDLSQSSNNVFNYVNSISNSLRERQIVINDNNRVVSQYTDSVEEQHVYIKETVDTVFPSNIRVLQGVLDKIRLKIQKLEKAIQAQREECKEPCKTTCPIPVVSGKECEDVFRRGGRDSQMYLIQPDAFYPAYKVFCDQTTQNGGWLLIQNRLDGSVEFGRRWDEYRRGFGNIALDSGKGHCETPGEYWLGNDRISQVTKMGPTEVLIEMQDWTGAKVHAQYQQFTVQSETSNYILAVDGYTGNAGNCFLEGSVELFGENRTMTIHNGMMFSTYDRDNDNWNPGNPSKQCSREDGGGWWYNRCHSANPNGRYYMGGAYTAQMAKHGTDDGVVWMNWKGSWYSLKAISMKIRPFFVSR from the exons ATGAGGACGTTGCTGGTGCTGTGTCTGTGCCTGTATGTCACCTGGGCTCAGGATAATCTGGAGTACGATGATTATGGCACG GATACCGTAGCCTCATCAGgatcaaaaacaaat GAGACTGTGGATGCTCGTGGTCATCGTCCAAATACTGGCGGCAGGGACAGATACAACGCTCCTCGCAATAATCCTCCACCTGTCAGCGACGGTGGCAG GTATCGTGGCCGGCCCACCACCGCTTCAGTCGGACGTTCAGTGgtgcaggagaagaaggagcagcCTGAGGCCGGAGGATGCACCCACCCTTTGGAGGAGCTG GGAGTTTTATGTCCCAATGGCTGTGAACTGAAGACCATGCTGCTGAAGCAAGAGAAGAATGTCAAAACG AGCATAAATGAGCTAAAGCCTCAGGTGGATGATTTGTCCCAGTCCTCCAACAATGTCTTCAACTATGTCAACAGCATTTCCAATTCTCTAAGAGAGAGGCAGATAGTCATCAATG ATAACAACAGGGTGGTCAGTCAGTACACCGATAGCGTGGAGGAACAACATGTCTACATCAAAGAGACGGTCGACACTGTCTTCCCTTCCAACATCAGAGTGCTACAG GGGGTCCTGGACAAGATCAGGCTGAAGATCCAGAAGCTAGAGAAGGCCATCCAGGCCCAGAGGGAGGAGTGCAAGGAACCATGCAAGACCACATGTCCCATACCAGTGGTGTCTG GTAAGGAGTGTGAGGACGTCTTCCGTCGTGGAGGAAGAGATTCCCAGATGTATCTGATCCAGCCCGACGCCTTCTACCCTGCATACAAGGTCTTCTGTGATCAGACCACCCAGAATGGAG GATGGCTTCTCATCCAGAACCGGCTTGATGGAAGCGTTGAGTTTGGCCGCCGCTGGGATGAGTATCGACGTGGTTTTGGCAACATTGCCTTGGATAGTGGCAAGGGTCACTGTGAGACTCCCG GTGAATACTGGCTGGGTAATGACCGGATTAGTCAGGTGACGAAAATGGGCCCCACTGAGGTTCTCATTGAGATGCAGGACTGGACAGGAGCCAAG GTCCACGCCCAGTATCAACAGTTCACAGTTCAATCAGAGACGTCCAACTACATCCTGGCAGTTGATGGTTACACTGGTAACGCTGGCAACTGTTTCCTGGAAGGATCCGTGGAGCTCTTTGGTGAAAACCGCACCATGACCATTCACAACGGCATGATGTTCAGCACCTACGACAGGGACAACGACAACTG GAACCCCGGCAATCCCTCCAAACAGTGCTCCAGGGAAGACGGAGGTGGATGGTGGTACAACCGCTGTCACTCAGCCAATCCCAATGGCCGATACTACATGGGCGGGGCCTACACAGCTCAAATGGCCAAGCATGGCACAGATGACGGCGTGGTGTGGATGAACTGGAAGGGAAGCTGGTATTCGCTCAAGGCCATCAGCATGAAGATCCGACCCTTCTTTGTCTCACGATAA
- the LOC132967165 gene encoding fibrinogen alpha chain isoform X2, with translation MESQVERKLRTVCKTAKMYEDAAEKSMKAMTHIYSHNRRVIINKYMSELKFVEHTEGLARNFSLLLKKSSRLSKQLEELNHKVKEQLDEMYRTEVDIDMTLRACQGSCHVVVPFSVSHHSYETLQADMEQMAFHQKRKAAIPPQDLPHVKLQPVDVGQVSSGEYKSIPTVQRELLTQFEDIGQNQILLEQLLEESTAVDADTPSELE, from the exons ATGGAGAGCCAGGTGGAGAGAAAGCTGAGGACGGTGTGCAAGACGGCAAAGATGTATGAAGATGCAGCTGAGAAGTCCATGAAGGCGATGACACACATCTACAGCCACAACCGGAGAGTCATCATCAACAAATACA TGTCAGAACTGAAGTTTGTCGAACACACCGAAGGATTAGCCAGAAACTTCTCCTTGCTGCTGAAAAAATCTTCAAGGCTGTCAAAGCAACTGGAGGAGCTGAACCACAAAGTCAAGGAACAACTCGATGAGATGTACCGAACAGAG GTTGACATTGACATGACGCTCCGAGCCTGCCAGGGGTCCTGCCATGTGGTCGTACCATTCAGTGTTAGTCATCATAGTTATGAAACGCTTCAAGCTGACATGGAACAAATGGCTTTCCACCAGAAAAGGAAAGCGGCCATACCTCCTCAGGACCTTCCACATGTCAAACTGCAGCCTGTAGATGTGGGCCAAGTTTCATCAGGAGAGTATAAGAGCATACCCACAGTCCAAAGAGAACTGCTCACCCAGTTTGAGGACATTGGACAGAACCAGATTCTTCTGgagcagctgctggaggagtCTACAGCTGTGGACGCTGACACTCCTTCAGAGCTGGAATGA
- the LOC132967165 gene encoding fibrinogen alpha chain isoform X1: MKLRQQSPDVRRPPLHAMTYDRRRCRGKSNVPMCSDDDWVSKCPSGCRLQAFISQMESQVERKLRTVCKTAKMYEDAAEKSMKAMTHIYSHNRRVIINKYMSELKFVEHTEGLARNFSLLLKKSSRLSKQLEELNHKVKEQLDEMYRTEVDIDMTLRACQGSCHVVVPFSVSHHSYETLQADMEQMAFHQKRKAAIPPQDLPHVKLQPVDVGQVSSGEYKSIPTVQRELLTQFEDIGQNQILLEQLLEESTAVDADTPSELE; the protein is encoded by the exons ATGAAGCTGAGGCAGCAGAGTCCAGATGTTCGACGGCCCCCCCTTCACGCCATGACCTACGATAGGCGACGCTGTCGGGGGAAATCAAATGTCCCCATGTGCTCAGACGATGACTGG GTTTCCAAATGCCCCTCCGGCTGCAGACTCCAGGCTTTCATCTCGCAGATGGAGAGCCAGGTGGAGAGAAAGCTGAGGACGGTGTGCAAGACGGCAAAGATGTATGAAGATGCAGCTGAGAAGTCCATGAAGGCGATGACACACATCTACAGCCACAACCGGAGAGTCATCATCAACAAATACA TGTCAGAACTGAAGTTTGTCGAACACACCGAAGGATTAGCCAGAAACTTCTCCTTGCTGCTGAAAAAATCTTCAAGGCTGTCAAAGCAACTGGAGGAGCTGAACCACAAAGTCAAGGAACAACTCGATGAGATGTACCGAACAGAG GTTGACATTGACATGACGCTCCGAGCCTGCCAGGGGTCCTGCCATGTGGTCGTACCATTCAGTGTTAGTCATCATAGTTATGAAACGCTTCAAGCTGACATGGAACAAATGGCTTTCCACCAGAAAAGGAAAGCGGCCATACCTCCTCAGGACCTTCCACATGTCAAACTGCAGCCTGTAGATGTGGGCCAAGTTTCATCAGGAGAGTATAAGAGCATACCCACAGTCCAAAGAGAACTGCTCACCCAGTTTGAGGACATTGGACAGAACCAGATTCTTCTGgagcagctgctggaggagtCTACAGCTGTGGACGCTGACACTCCTTCAGAGCTGGAATGA
- the fga gene encoding fibrinogen alpha chain — translation MERLVCLALICVASTLAEIPVDPRGARPVEPGTRDEKCASQREWPFCSDDEWGFKCPSGCRIQGLMDKSDHTLLKKIEKIRSLLEQNKAKHRSADTASKQTYDYLKDKLIIDSGNDNNYYELAQSLRQRITDMKIKIDRQLSILAAMKDRVKDQVVEMQRLEVDIDIKLRSCKGSCAGYSEYQVDKESYEALEKQVSQLDNQTPKESVGTLYVMKSKPLQEVLVDSIYKSKDVAGQQKENLFPEVQAVQLILTREGSSTSPATISKVSGTSLSPSTSSSSASSSTSAKSTTEFGGADLFGVGGSHPSTSHTSTSSSTITCTRRTKTTVVHTKDGPVQRVEHVMEGGPECQSMADLSDGGMDSLFPGFSQPSSSSSSSSSSSSSSSSTSNIQSGDAKGSIMGDSKGSHGNTFHTTGFDLGGFMMGNGEDDVPDFQARSVKNTRVERQADYIGQDCVEAYQNHLKGETNGLFKIKPGGTDSTKVVEVYCQQEGLMGGWLLVQQRESGALTFNRTWAEYHSGFGSVDARGKGEFWLGNQNLHLLTNQGETMMKVELEDWEGGAASAEYTVRVGSEGEGYPLHVSGYTGDAGDALATSQPPHSGMKFSTFDKDNDKWQKNCAEMYGGGWWYNNCQSANLNGIYYKGRYEPENTPYEVSNGVVWGTYKTLNYSLKSVRMFIRSTAF, via the exons ATGGAGCGCCTCGTCTGTCTCGCTTTGATTTGTGTGGCATCGACTCTG GCAGAAATCCCGGTGGACCCCAGAGGAGCTCGTCCAGTGGAGCCCGGCACCAGAGATGAGAAATGTGCCTCTCAGAGGGAGTGGCCTTTCTGCTCAGATGACGAATGG GGTTTTAAATGTCCGTCCGGCTGCAGGATTCAGGGTCTGATGGATAAATCTGACCACACCCTGCTGAAGAAGATCGAGAAGATCCGCAGCCTGCTGGAACAAAACAAGGCCAAACACCGCTCTGCAGACACGGCGTCCAAACAGACCTACGACTACCTGAAGGACAAGCTCATCATCGACTCCG GTAACGATAACAACTACTACGAACTGGCCCAGAGTCTGCGTCAGAGAATCACAGACATGAAGATCAAGATCGACAGACAGCTGAGTATCCTGGCCGCCATGAAAGACCGCGTCAAAGACCAGGTGGTGGAGATGCAGCGGCTGGAG GTGGACATTGATATTAAGCTCCGTTCCTGCAAAGGCTCCTGTGCAGGCTACTCTGAGTACCAGGTGGACAAGGAGAGCTACGAGGCTCTGGAAAAGCAG GTCAGCCAGTTGGACAACCAGACACCTAAGGAGTCTGTTGGGACGCTGTACGTGATGAAGAGCAAGCCACTGCAGGAGGTCTTAGTGGACAGCATCTACAAGTCCAAGGATGTGGCCGGgcagcagaaagaaaacctGTTCCCTGAG gtGCAGGCAGTCCAGTTGATCCTAACGCGGGAAGGCTCCAGCACATCCCCAGCAACCATCTCAAAAGTCTCAGGTacttccctctctccatctaCATCCTCATCATCGGCCTCCTCATCCACATCAGCTAAATCCACCACTGAGTTTGGAGGAGCTGATTTATTTGGTGTAGGTGGCAGCCATCCAAGCACAAGCCACACATCCACATCCAGCTCAACCATCACATGCACCAGGCGAACCAAGACCACTGTTGTCCACACGAAGGACGGCCCAGTGCAAAGGGTGGAGCATGTGATGGAGGGAGGGCCAGAGTGCCAGTCAATGGCAGACctgagtgatggagggatggactCCCTCTTTCCAGGTTTCAGCCaaccatcatcctcctcctcctcctcctcctcctcctcctcctcctcctcgtcaacCAGCAACATCCAGTCTGGTGATGCCAAGGGCAGCATCATGGGAGATTCCAAAGGATCACATGGGAATACGTTTCACACGACGGGGTTCGATTTGGGCGGGTTCATGATGGGCAATGGAGAAGATGACGTCCCTGATTTTCAAGCTCGGAGTGTGAAGAACACCCGTGTCGAGCGCCAAGCTGATTATATAGGACAAG ATTGCGTCGAAGCCTACCAGAACCACCTGAAAGGGGAAACGAACGGCCTGTTTAAGATCAAGCCTGGCGGCACAGACTCCACAAAGGTAGTGGAGGTTTACTGCCAGCAGGAGGGGCTAATGGGAGGGTGGTTGTTAGTCCAGCAAAGGGAGAGCGGCGCGCTCACTTTCAATCGCACTTGGGCCGAATACCACAGTGGGTTTGGTTCAGTTGATGCTAGGGGTAAGGGGGAGTTTTGGCTAGGCAACCAAAACCTCCACCTGTTGACAAATCAGGGTGAGACCATGATGAAGGTGGAGTTGGAGGATTGGGAAGGGGGCGCTGCCAGTGCTGAGTACACAGTGAGGGTGGGCTCAGAGGGGGAGGGGTACCCTCTGCATGTGTCCGGGTACACTGGGGATGCAGGAGACGCTCTGGCAACATCTCAACCGCCCCACAGCGGGATGAAGTTTAGCACGTTTGACAAAGACAATGACAAGTGGCAGAAGAACTGTGCAGAGATGTACGGTGGTGGGTGGTGGTACAACAACTGCCAGTCGGCTAACTTGAATGGTATTTATTACAAAGGAAGGTACGAACCGGAGAACACGCCGTATGAGGTTTCAAACGGAGTCGTTTGGGGGACGTATAAAACTCTCAATTACAGCCTGAAAAGTGTCCGGATGTTTATTCGATCGACTGCTTTTTAA